A region from the Zonotrichia albicollis isolate bZonAlb1 chromosome 17, bZonAlb1.hap1, whole genome shotgun sequence genome encodes:
- the ZNF831 gene encoding zinc finger protein 831 — protein MEAQTPPGPGPSPRGPSEPARGQALPQPLYLKALTIPLLQPVQPGCFQPHGPLVAARSCVHLDGTNVPLILKPLMPPEGSEQPQPLLQKQLGQSLTLSIVSTLPVLSSPSPCVKASIGSPGKSKKSGKYICKHCGRDCLKPSVLEKHIRSHTGERPFPCTTCGIAFKTQSNLYKHRRTQTHVNNTRPPSDSDISGGPEQNERSAESTTSPQGSKVLNSSSEDQGTHIKQPSSETSAATDTKKPHELSLLATSSSSAASENQETTNQSLSSKAIQGVPEREPQSLSSPGALPNGPSLRKKMQEQRTPTANKHIQLQRQQATSSEKQWDYKALDCKLKKCESTDSGYLSRSDSTEQQLTSSSPLHSLHEHSTELENEAAFSSPRCASSSTAKPEAADKATASMLEKKRLEEHISKLISHNKSVVDDTQLDNVRPRKTVLSKQGSIDLPMPYTYKDSFHFDIRTCDVNRKKNLSLCSAKSTFAPLEKCKPMFFHSVPTQFSTTIDTVPVTRSNSLPVAEGARMVHDKAGCSKPLSRTKHSVNTGTAGLLPSNDLTASSVDFPNSHPRALVRQTAVDDLPLNNVADHPSLSEELKGTKKLGAAEVICAKNKKHNQRKLKMFSQEKWQMYGDETFKKIYQKMKSSQNAKKMKQRENKITDITSPIPNSMESTSSTEITEERDGRSSAAHSPSSLVTAASTMGKSGISTDCDHVLQNVSSEETSDRVSNLMETSHSVTAGAVSSQTSPELSGSDTEKCTAGSSTLLAPSTGELSLQNPECQLSSHGRNEDCLPVQSSNWEKPSPGKESSAFELDCKSTSHNYGNHHGTKESGQHGLMPPWVPCNNRETAGKSQTLPSERKKLKFEVEKTQNVISVPCPSPSSETTEVSEAERGLCSGTQCLPTAPVKFSTKAEEQKSSTGINEAAGGTESVEYRKTIKLPTQTFNYCDINLLSHPAGISRASLVGFLGSELRESDSNSFALHNAADGDNKMCLVKTGAKVPLPSDNAVDVSSKSHHLQSDDLSPVPQQNAFSPKYILKLPQDKRASDLSPLLQSEQEMTPGTPVTVTLTTPPCSSSSTSLHSHSTDVVWCPLKSEVRQKAGKEEIQWNLHTNWKTPGFCSPVSSETTNILTTAENTFPNQNFKQQDIAREDWKNKQNKNKLNYQRQTEEKWMSKSTCSIQTPKKKICFTSVYTSGFFISADIKDERRALHHLCSGSDSLIKTSVSSKDAEPTILEWDREESPHILKDTPAPLQDLQHSQSSRDNPTYFCHSFGTFYCHTLSTHCKGFPALPHSNRTSCSGISAVPGSKSSFPSLSAEPRLTWCCLSRSLPLPSEQGGTAAPAHPSVPPWHREPSRECTLSKYDISIFKMRNISKTVAYGLTNTSLKTLVSSFSKGHQMQELSSDGPGGSFKNISEQKKKTVVCKKEKLSTNKLKRSHKQKRIKVTPKWYRGRHSHGFAQLKMNRLSKRPCFPNRALDALRKGCSSQPPRFNKHKKCHPPPSKMQENYLHQQKDTSYSTSDKQLCRRKKAKNNSGISSHTENLNHVKQKDKMDKKDISGQIREHPRTNASVQNITAPLGIAVTAHSFSSRADTSLQGFSRDVAICCWVTQPLVLQPSLPGQSRPSLRSRPLAASFGSCPEFTNADTGEQPGSTNPEAAAPLSLHPGGSQENILRVESESQIFGISEPVIQAAGREKAPSEENTDSPGTEGSAPSSQPGCSRLFGSQAESVHLPSREHSQRANLAQHLLELHGSADKNRSHLQPNPYGRPQGTATATFKKSPMTLKSPEFKSYSAAPPKTYKKRGLEMMRKQTRVEYDDTSSDDEDRLVIEI, from the exons ATGGAGGCCCAGaccccgcccggcccgggccCGTCCCCGCGGGGCCCCTCGGAGCCTGCCCGGGGCCAGGCCCTGCCGCAGCCCCTGTACCTCAAGGCCCTGACCATCCCGCTGCTCCAGCccgtccagcctggctgcttcCAGCCCCACGGGCCCTTGGTGGCCGCCAGAAGCTGCGTCCACCTCGATGGCACCAATGTCCCCCTCATCCTCAAGCCGCTCATGCCCCCggagggctcggagcagcctCAGCCGCTTCTCCAGAAACAGCTCGGGCAAAGCCTGACCTTGAGCATAGTCAGCACTTTACCAGTTTTGTCATCGCCGAGTCCTTGTGTAAAAGCATCTATTGggagcccaggaaaatcaaaaaaatctgggaaatacATCTGCAAACACTGTGGACGAGATTGTTTGAAGCCAAGTGTCCTTGAGAAACACATTCGCTCCCACACGGGAGAGAGGCCCTTTCCGTGCACCACTTGTGGCATCGCGTTTAAAACCCAGAGCAACTTGTATAAACACAGGAGAACCCAAACGCACGTCAACAACACCAGGCCGCCCTCAGACTCTGACATCAGTGGGGGACCAGAGCAAAATGAGAGATCAGCAGAGAGCACCACCTCTCCCCAAGGCAGCAAAGTCTTGAATAGCAGCAGTGAAGACCAGGGGACGCACATCAAACAGCCCAGTTCAGAGACCAGTGCAGCAACAGACACTAAGAAACCTCATGAGCTTTCGCTGCTGGCAACAAGCTCCTcatcagctgcttcagaaaATCAGGAAACAACAAATCAATCATTGAGTTCAAAGGCTATTCAGGGGGTTCCTGAAAGAGAACCTCAAAGTTTATCATCTCCAGGAGCTTTGCCAAATGGTCCGAGTCTGAGAAAGAAGATGCAGGAGCAAAGAACTCCGACTGCCAATAAGCACATTCAGCTGCAAAGGCAGCAGGCAACCTCTTCAGAGAAGCAGTGGGATTACAAAGCCTTGGACTGCAAGCTGAAGAAGTGTGAGAGCACTGACTCGGGGTATCTGTCACGCTctgacagcacagagcagcagctgacatCGTCCAGCCCCCTGCACAGTCTCCACGAGCACAGCACAGAACTGGAAAATGAAGCTGCCTTCAGCAGCCCAAGGTgtgcctccagcagcactgcaaagcCAGAGGCAGCTGACAAAGCTACAGCTTCGATGCTAGAGAAAAAGAGGCTGGAAGAACACATTTCAAAGCTTATTTCTCACAACAAAAGTGTGGTGGATGACACCCAGTTAGACAATGTCAGGCCCAGAAAAACTGTCCTTTCTAAACAGGGAAGCATTGACCTTCCAATGCCTTACACATACAAAGACTCTTTCCATTTTGATATCAGAACTTGTGATGTAAATAGGAAAAAGAATCTTTCTCTTTGTTCAGCAAAATCTACCTTTGCACCCCTGGAGAAATGCAAGCCAATGTTTTTCCATTCAGTTCCCACCCAGTTCTCCACAACAATCGACACTGTGCCTGTTACTCGGAGCAACTCCTTGCCTGTTGCGGAGGGAGCGAGGATGGTGCATGACAAAGCAGGATGCTCAAAACCACTTTCTCGCACTAAGCACTCTGTaaacacaggcactgctggtTTGCTGCCTAGCAACGATCTCACTGCCAGTTCAGTGGATTTCCCTAATAGCCATCCCCGAGCTCTAGTCAGACAAACTGCAGTGGATGATTTGCCCCTAAATAACGTGGCTGATCATCCTTCTCTGTCAGAGGAGCTGAAAGGGACTAAAAAGCTTGGGGCTGCAGAAGTAATCTGTGCTAAAAATAAGAAACACAATCAAAGGAAGTTGAAGATGTTCTCTCaagaaaaatggcaaatgtATGGAGATGAAACATTTAAGAAAATCTaccaaaaaatgaaaagcagtcaaaatgccaagaaaatgaaacaaagagaGAATAAGATTACAGATATTACAAGCCCGATTCCTAATTCAATGGAATCAAccagcagcactgaaataactgaggaaagagatggcaggagctctgcagctcaCAGTCCTTCCTCCCTTGTGACAGCAGCTTCAACCATGGGTAAATCAGGAATCTCTACTGATTGTGATCATGTTCTGCAGAATGTGTCCTCTGAGGAAACTTCAGACAGAGTGTCCAACCTAATGGAGACATCACATTCTGTAACTGCTGGAGCTGTAAGCAGCCAaacttccccagagctcagtggcAGTGACACGGAGAAAtgcacagctggcagcagcacactgctggctccaaGCACTGGTGAGCTCAGCCTTCAAAATCCTGAGTGTCAGCTGAGCAGCCACGGGAGGAATGAGGACTGCTTGCCAGTACAGAGTAGCAACTGGGAGAAACCAAGCCCTGGGAAAGAATCCAGTGCATTTGAATTAGATTGTAAAAGCACTTCACACAattatgggaaccatcatgggACTAAGGAAAGTGGCCAGCATGGCCTGATGCCCCCGTGGGTCCCTTGCAACAACAGAGAAACTGCAGGGAAATCCCAAACTCTGCcatcagaaaggaaaaagctgAAATTCGAAGTGGAGAAGACACAAAATGTGATTTCAGTGCCCTGCCCTAGTCCCAGTAGTGAAACCACTGAAGTAAGTGAAGCAGAGAGAGGCCTTTGCTCCGGCACTCAGTGTCTTCCCACAGCTCCAGTGAAATTCTCTACTAAAGCAGAGGAGCAAAAATCAAGCACAGGAATTAATGAAGCCGCTGGAGGTACTGAGAGTGTGGAATATAGGAAAACAATCAAACTTCCCACACAAACTTTCAATTACTGTGACATCAACCTTCTTTCACATCCTGCAGGTATCTCAAGAGCTTCACTGGTGGGATTTTTAGGGTCTGAATTAAGGGAAAGTGATTCCAACTCTTTTGCCTTGCACAATGCAGCAGATGGAGACAACAAAATGTGTCTTGTAAAAACAGGAGCAAAAGTGCCACTTCCCAGTGACAATGCTGTGGATGTGTCTTCTAAAAGCCATCATCTGCAATCTGATGATTTAAGTCCAGTCCCACAACAAAATGCCTTCTCTCCAAAATATATCCTTAAATTGCCCCAGGACAAGAGAGCTTCAGATCTGTCACCTTTGCTTCAATCTGAACAGGAGATGACACCTGGCACACCTGTGACAGTCACCTTAACCACCCCACCCTGCTCTTCCAGCAGCACGTCCCTCCATTCTCATTCCACGGATGTAGTTTGGTGTCCTTTAAAATCTGAAGTGAGACAAAAGGCTGGCAAAGAAGAAATTCAATGGAATCTTCACACAAACTGGAAAACTCCAGGATTCTGTTCACCAGTCAGCTCAGAAACCACAAATATCTTAACCACAGCAGAGAACACCTTTCCTAACCAAAACTTCAAGCAGCAGGATATTGCAAGAGAGGATTGGaagaacaaacagaacaaaaataaattaaattatcagAGGCAAACAGAAGAGAAGTGGATGAGTAAAAGTACTTGCTCTATACAGACTCCAAAGAAGAAAATCTGCTTTACTTCTGTGTATACAAGTGGCTTTTTCATATCTGCTGACATCAAAGATGAGAGGAGGGCTTTACACCACCTTTGCTCAGGAAGTGACTCTTTGATAAAAACATCAGTTTCTAGCAAAGATGCAGAGCCAACAATCCTGGAATGGGACAGAGAGGAAAGTCCACACATCCTGAAGGACACCCCAGCACCACTGCAGGATCTGCAGCATTCCCAGAGCTCAAGAGACAACCCCACTTATTTTTGCCATTCTTTTGGCACTTTCTACTGCCACACTCTCAGCACCCACTGTAAAGGATTCCCAGCGCTGCCCCACTCTAACAGGAccagctgctctggcatttCTGCAGTGCCAGGCTCCAAGAGCAGCTTCCCATCGCTCAGTGCTGAGCCCCGGCTGACGTGGTGCTGCCTGAGCAGGAGCCTCCCTCTGCCCTCGGAGCAGGggggcactgcagcccctgcccacccctccgtgcccccctggcacagggagcccagcagggaatGCACCCTCTCCAAATACGACATCTCCATTTTCAAAATGAGAAATATTAGCAAGACTGTGGCGTATGGCTTAACAAACACAAGCTTGAAAACGTTGGTTTCATCCTTTTCTAAAGGACATCAGATGCAGGAG TTAAGCTCAGACGGTCCCGGTGgttctttcaaaaatatttcagagcaaaagaagaaaacagtagtttgcaaaaaggaaaaactctCAACAAATAAACTCAAGAGGAGCCACAAACAGAAAAGGATTAAAGTCACCCCTAAATG gtaCAGAGGGAGGCACAGCCATGGATTTGCTCAGCTGAAAATGAACCGGCTGAGCAAGAGGCCCTGTTTCCCCAACAGAGCTCTGGATGCTTTGAGAAAGGGCTGCTCATCCCAACCCCCCAGATTTAATAAGCATAAGAAGTGCCATCCTCCTCCATCCAAGATGCAAG AAAATTATCTACACCAGCAAAAAGACACATCATATTCCACCTCAGACAAACAActttgcagaaggaaaaaagcaaagaataacTCAGGAATATCTTCCCATACTGAAAACCTAAACCATGTtaaacaaaaagacaaaatggATAAAAAA GACATTTCTGGGCAAATCAGGGAACACCCAAGAACAAACGCTTCTGTCCAGAACAttacagctcctctgggaataGCTGTGACAGCTCATTCCTTTTCCTCCAGAGCTGACACATCCCTGCAGGGGTTCAGCAGGGACGTGGCCATTTGCTGCTGGGTGACACAGCCCCTCGTGCTGCAgccatccctgcctgggcaaTCCCGGCCAAGCCTTCGGAGCCGCCCCCTGGCAGCTTCCTTTGGCTCCTGTCCTGAATTTACAAACGCTGACACAGGTGAGCAACCTGGCAGCACAaacccagaggctgctgctcctctttcCTTACATCCAGGAGGAAGCCAGGAAAACATATTGAGGGTAGAGTCAGAGAGCCAAATATTTGGGATATCCGAGCCGGTGATCCAGGCTGCCGGAAGGGAGAAAGCTCCAAGTGAAGAAAACACAGATTCACCTGGCACAGAAGGCTCAGCTCCCAGTTCCCAGCCAGGATGTTCACGTTTGTTTGGATCCCAAGCAGAGTCTGTTCATTTGCCCAGCAGGGAACACTCACAGAGGGCAAACTTAGCTCAGCATCTCCTGGAGCTGCACGGAAGCGCAGACAAGAACAGATCCCACCTGCAGCCCAATCCCTATGGAAGGCCACAGGGAACAGCTACTGCTACCTTTAAAAAGTCCCCAATGACTCTCAAATCCCCTGAGTTCAAGAGTTACTCTGCAGCACCTCCCAAGACATACAAAAAGAGAGGTTTAGAGATGATGAGGAAACAAACGCGGGTGGAATATGATGACACAAGCAGTGATGATGAGGACAGGCTGGTTATAGAAATATAA